The following proteins are co-located in the Pochonia chlamydosporia 170 chromosome 6, whole genome shotgun sequence genome:
- a CDS encoding RfeC protein (similar to Verticillium alfalfae VaMs.102 XP_003004770.1), whose protein sequence is MDGSPYPTNGINGTSAAQTYPSPTAISPNQLQTGSPLPQTLPPLQPPTAAMQPLYGSHPHTPRTPGTPNTPNSASNVPPYQTSQPAPRPGVYSMAQNPYPPNQGYATSAPMMPQTTAAISHPQPIAPAPVGGRGPPVLRPMPPGGIMAQPGVSSPYGPGSLMQANPVMQDGEQPTHVVGSQGRRGILPSAPGRPAAPTAGNGTKSTVIPVKDADGKFPCPHCTKTYLHAKHLKRHLLRHTGDRPYMCVLCRDTFSRSDILKRHFQKCSIRRGNPTGASHLSHPQAHVKKNAQAQKAAGLGNEGDMNHLNGLNNMPGDGMVHPFGMVPVSDGMNNMAGQDHLSRSSSANQDRNNMAPSMGAPQPYGANVSNSMNNQQMPSYSMPPGQNGMPMYGGSNGNQQSGLDWSQMFQAGAHQPLNNNIIPPPNRGQTQIATKTGPNHDSGATDCSSSDSVRYSMWGIPTNIQNPYPQLSNQILNFLYPPNEAIDPTLTGMNLYFSPDNTKDFIDQYPNFHDHVPILHPSTFRVMEAHPGLAACMCCIGACYSKRVVLSDVREMMDALWTAMERDCRIFSEESLHDADVAEVTESTLEELQAVLLTCTLHIANGTSQQRHRALRISPMIAAQARRLGLLGVSGDPSVYSALHHPRPGGHHDLKPDEFDWLAWTGQELRIRLMHALLMQDTVLELFFNIPAQFDPSEVHLPLPCDDAAWNAANTNDCASALGLSGDDLAMSVNPRGTRRPAQAELHLARQVLLYDGWQIRQGTTNHLGKTLLGITMIAIIRLVQRVGSLSYLHAEGGLPSMDWIVPQGSANQPDSLSQFDESHHGMDPRTFANILSALDKLQKSWHDDMPIQGPNHGGVLLPSVARHILLNPAFATVESEDQDEYVVTCKALRQYCASLKKESEVEKLGGAQDANAQFGEREDILDLARIFGSIPHESDDTGLA, encoded by the exons ATGGACGGTTCTCCCTATCCGACTAATGGTATAAACGGGACCTCTGCGGCACAGACATATCCTTCTCCCACCGCGATCTCTCCGAACCAACTCCAAACAGGATCACCACTTCCTCAGACTTTGCCGCCTTTGCAGCCTCCAACCGCAGCTATGCAGCCTCTCTACGGCAGTCACCCGCATACCCCGCGGACTCCTGGTACTCCCAACACGCCAAATTCGGCTTCGAATGTGCCTCCCTACCAGACATCGCAGCCGGCTCCTCGACCTGGTGTTTACTCCATGGCGCAAAACCCATATCCTCCTAACCAGGGATATGCCACCTCTGCGCCCATGATGCCTCAGACTACCGCGGCCATCTCTCACCCGCAGCCCATTGCTCCCGCTCCTGTTGGTGGACGTGGACCGCCAGTCCTCCGCCCCATGCCTCCCGgtggcatcatggcccagcCTGGTGTTTCTTCTCCCTACGGACCCGGATCTCTGATGCAGGCCAACCCGGTTATGCAGGATGGAGAGCAGCCTACTCACGTTGTCGGGTCTCAGGGACGCCGCGGAATCTTGCCCAGCGCTCCAGGCCGCCCTGCGGCTCCTACTGCTGGAAATGGCACAAAGAGCACTGTCATTCCTGTCAAGGATGCGGACGGCAAGTTCCCTTGCCCTCACTGCACCAAGACTTACCTCCATGCAAAGCATTTGAAGCGCCACCTCCTTCGCC ACACTGGCGACCGCCCTTACATGTGTGTGCTTTGCCGTGATACGTTTTCTCGAAGTGACATTTTGAAGCGCCACTTCCAAAAGTGCTCCATTCGCCGTGGAAACCCCACCGGAGCGAGCCACTTGTCCCACCCTCAGGCTCACGTTAAGAAGAACGCTCAGGCTCAGAAGGCTGCTGGCCTTGGCAACGAGGGAGACATGAACCACCTCAACGGTTTGAACAACATGCCCGGCGACGGCATGGTTCATCCCTTCGGCATGGTTCCCGTCTCTGATGGCATGAACAACATGGCCGGTCAGGACCACCTGTCTCGTTCCAGCAGCGCCAACCAGGACCGGAATAACATGGCCCCCAGCATGGGAGCTCCCCAGCCCTACGGTGCTAATGTTTCTAACTCCATGAACAACCAGCAGATGCCTAGCTACAGCATGCCCCCGGGTCAGAACGGAATGCCCATGTATGGTGGATCTAACGGGAACCAACAATCTGGCCTCGATTGGTCTCAGATGTTCCAGGCTGGTGCGCATCAACCCCTCAACAACAATATAATTCCTCCTCCTAATCGTGGACAGACGCAGATCGCAACCAAAACCGGGCCTAATCACGATTCGGGGGCGACGGATTGCAGCTCCAGCGATTCCGTCCGCTACTCTATGTGGGGCATCCCGACGAATATCCAAAATCCTTATCCTCAACTCTCTAACCAAATACTCAATTTCCTTTACCCTCCGAATGAGGCGATTGACCCGACCTTGACGGGCATGAACCTTTACTTCTCCCCCGATAATACTAAAGATTTCATCGATCAGTACCCAAACTTCCACGATCATGTTCCTATTCTTCACCCGAGCACTTTTCGAGTTATGGAGGCACATCCTGGACTAGCCGCGTGCATGTGTTGCATTGGCGCATGTTACTCAAAACGGGTTGTGCTCTCTGATGTGCGGGAAATGATGGACGCGTTATGGACGGCGATGGAGCGTGATTGCCGAATTTTCTCTGAAGAGAGCTtgcatgatgctgatgttgcAGAAGTCACGGAATCGACTTTGGAAGAGCTACAGGCAGTGCTGCTGACTTGTACACTTCATATTGCCAACGGGACGTCGCAACAGAGGCATCGAGCTTTAAGAATATCACCAATGATCGCTGCGCAAGCTCGTCGTTTAGGTTTGCTCGGCGTATCCGGCGACCCATCAGTCTACTCAGCACTTCATCACCCAAGGCCTGGCGGTCATCATGACCTGAAGCCTGATGAATTTGACTGGCTAGCCTGGACCGGGCAAGAGCTGCGAATTCGTCTGATGCATGCTCTTCTTATGCAAGATACCGTTCTTGAGCTGTTCTTCAACATTCCCGCCCAGTTTGATCCTTCTGAAGTgcatctccctctcccttGTGACGACGCGGCTTGGAACgcggccaacaccaacgatTGTGCCTCAGCACTTGGACTGAGTGGGGatgacttggccatgtcagtCAATCCACGCGGTACTCGTCGTCCTGCGCAAGCAGAGTTGCACTTGGCCCGTCAAGTGCTACTCTATGATGGCTGGCAAATCAGACAGGGAACTACGAATCATCTCGGCAAAACGCTTCTAGGAATAACAATGATTGCTATAATTCGACTTGTGCAAAGGgttggcagcttgagctACCTTCACGCTGAGGGCGGACTTCCTTCTATGGATTGGATCGTGCCTCAGGGCAGTGCGAACCAACCCGACAGCTTGTCTCAATTTGATGAATCACACCATGGAATGGACCCGCGCACATTTGCCAATATTCTCTCGGCGCTTGACAAATTACAAAAAAGCTGGCATGACGACATGCCAATTCAGGGACCAAATCATGGAGGTGTGCTCTTGCCGTCAGTGGCTCGTCATATTTTGTTGAACCCTGCGTTTGCGACGGTAGAGTCGGAAGATCAAGATGAATATGTGGTTACATGCAAAGCTTTGCGACAGTATTGCGCATCTCTCAAAAAGGAATCTGAAGTGGAGAAGTTGGGTGGAGCACAGGACGCCA